A stretch of the Candidatus Jettenia sp. AMX2 genome encodes the following:
- the nth gene encoding endonuclease III produces MAHDNDNNINTVLKIIKQKNKEFVEPVVTTISRKQTPFHVLISCILSLRTKDQTTREASDRLFAVAGNPEDMMRLSAERIEKLIYPVGFYRTKAKTIRIICGKLIKIYKGSVPDEIDELLKLKGVGRKTANLVVTLGYKKPGICVDVHVHRITNRWGYVETKNPKETEFVLREKLPKKYWLTVNDLLVTFGQNICTPVSPKCSICPVIAYCQKTGVTRHR; encoded by the coding sequence ATGGCGCATGACAACGATAACAACATAAATACTGTACTAAAAATTATTAAACAAAAAAACAAAGAGTTTGTTGAACCAGTTGTCACCACTATTTCAAGAAAACAAACCCCGTTTCACGTTCTGATTTCATGCATCTTAAGTCTCAGGACAAAAGATCAGACTACCCGTGAGGCGTCTGACCGGCTTTTTGCTGTAGCTGGGAATCCTGAGGATATGATGAGGCTTTCTGCAGAACGAATAGAGAAACTCATCTATCCTGTTGGGTTTTACAGAACAAAGGCAAAAACGATAAGGATAATTTGCGGGAAGTTAATTAAGATATATAAGGGGAGCGTACCGGATGAAATTGACGAATTGCTAAAACTGAAAGGTGTGGGGCGCAAGACTGCAAACCTGGTTGTAACCCTGGGGTATAAAAAACCCGGAATTTGCGTAGATGTCCACGTCCACCGGATTACAAACCGATGGGGATATGTTGAAACAAAAAATCCAAAAGAGACGGAATTTGTATTACGGGAAAAGCTTCCTAAAAAATATTGGCTTACCGTTAACGATCTCCTCGTCACATTCGGCCAGAATATTTGTACACCTGTTTCACCTAAGTGTAGTATCTGCCCTGTAATCGCGTATTGTCAGAAAACAGGTGTAACCAGGCACCGATAA
- a CDS encoding glycosyltransferase family 2 protein, with product MDHNYTFSILVPAYNEEQSIQSCLRSIIAIPDKKEIIVIDDASTDRTAEIVEQFSDKGVTLFRRKKNGGRAAALNSGLQRCTGDIVVTTDADTVVPPGWLQRLAVHFQQKGVIAVGGAYQASNQDKPLVNAMSILDQILNRLLRKFIIPNKLSGVNSAIYRDVLLRLNGFNENAWWSEDSELGWKMKNAGRVVYDPHNIVNTAYPATWADIWKRKFYWGYAMGLKFKEQVPFTIKLWLRPLIFLTLFTSLIVFLTTLPFGLNVYLIPGIIFSFLLSVLTILYIPLGVIVIIKNKDYESFKALPFLAILPIVREFAYMYGMCLGFCKGRMGTIKPTWKGI from the coding sequence ATGGATCACAATTATACGTTTTCCATTCTTGTTCCTGCTTACAACGAGGAACAATCGATTCAATCGTGCTTACGTTCCATTATCGCAATCCCTGATAAAAAAGAGATAATTGTTATTGATGACGCCTCAACTGACCGGACGGCTGAGATAGTTGAACAATTTTCGGATAAAGGGGTAACCCTCTTCAGGAGAAAGAAGAATGGCGGAAGAGCGGCTGCGTTAAATTCCGGACTGCAGAGATGTACGGGGGATATTGTTGTTACCACCGATGCAGATACCGTTGTTCCTCCAGGCTGGCTGCAAAGGCTTGCTGTGCACTTTCAGCAGAAAGGTGTCATTGCTGTAGGGGGGGCATACCAGGCCAGCAATCAAGACAAACCTCTGGTGAATGCAATGAGTATTTTAGATCAGATATTGAACAGACTCCTGAGAAAATTCATTATTCCCAATAAACTTTCAGGCGTGAATTCAGCAATTTACCGAGACGTGCTACTCCGCTTAAATGGTTTTAATGAGAATGCGTGGTGGAGTGAGGATTCTGAGTTGGGATGGAAAATGAAGAATGCCGGGAGGGTTGTTTATGATCCTCACAATATAGTGAATACTGCATATCCTGCCACATGGGCAGATATCTGGAAGAGGAAGTTTTATTGGGGATATGCAATGGGTCTTAAATTTAAGGAACAGGTTCCGTTTACGATAAAACTCTGGCTGCGCCCCCTCATATTTTTAACACTCTTTACAAGCCTTATAGTATTTTTGACAACACTGCCTTTCGGATTAAACGTATATTTGATACCGGGTATTATTTTCTCCTTTTTGTTGAGTGTATTAACGATTTTATATATACCATTAGGTGTGATCGTGATAATAAAAAATAAGGATTATGAATCTTTTAAAGCCTTGCCTTTCCTGGCAATCTTGCCCATAGTGCGGGAATTTGCTTACATGTATGGCATGTGTTTAGGTTTTTGTAAAGGCCGTATGGGTACAATAAAACCTACATGGAAAGGAATCTAA
- the pssA gene encoding CDP-diacylglycerol--serine O-phosphatidyltransferase: MKAKEMLPTSVTMGNIICGFISILCVLHQKFEIAAWLIVVAMVLDAVDGRLARMMKSTSNIGGQLDSMADLVTFGIAPAVLLTKICFNTPPAMLWAIGLFFLICTAFRLARFNAQKDEGVSIPKHFYTGLPTTLAGGTIAQLIILDRFLQTKVGTDIVITFLPFIAIALGLFMISKIPFFNITGKIGIKQGIPAMILEFSAAIFFFIVAPELALSITLSFYLIICVMYGVIKGKTLRKSYSIIS; encoded by the coding sequence TTGAAAGCAAAGGAAATGCTACCAACTTCGGTAACGATGGGAAATATTATTTGTGGCTTTATTTCGATCCTATGTGTCCTGCATCAGAAATTTGAAATAGCAGCATGGTTAATTGTGGTAGCGATGGTGTTGGATGCAGTTGATGGAAGACTTGCCCGTATGATGAAAAGTACCAGTAATATCGGCGGACAGCTAGATTCTATGGCAGATTTGGTTACTTTTGGTATTGCCCCCGCTGTACTCCTGACAAAGATATGTTTTAATACCCCCCCTGCAATGCTATGGGCAATAGGATTATTTTTCCTGATATGTACTGCATTCCGGTTGGCAAGGTTTAATGCTCAGAAAGACGAAGGGGTAAGCATACCAAAACACTTTTATACGGGATTGCCAACGACGCTTGCAGGAGGCACAATTGCACAGCTCATTATCCTTGATCGCTTTTTACAAACAAAAGTCGGAACAGATATTGTTATTACATTTTTACCATTCATTGCCATTGCGCTTGGCCTGTTTATGATCAGTAAAATTCCCTTTTTTAATATCACAGGCAAGATTGGCATTAAACAAGGCATCCCTGCGATGATTTTGGAATTCTCTGCTGCTATCTTTTTCTTTATAGTTGCACCAGAATTAGCGCTATCAATAACATTAAGTTTTTATCTAATAATCTGTGTAATGTATGGTGTTATTAAAGGTAAGACGCTCAGAAAAAGTTATTCAATTATCTCCTGA
- a CDS encoding aquaporin: MNAYKKYIAELVGTFALVFIAAGSVCADFYLRQTGGQGLGLLGISIAYGVVVIAVIYATSYVSGSHINPAVTISFWITKRMEPNTAIMYIVSQISGAVLAGITLKVLFPDALKTVYLGTSVLAPGVSVARGILMEFIITFLLIFTIYGTLVDKRSPAGFAGVAVGLVVLFGAMIGGTVSGGAMNPARVFGPAIASGQFAHHYVWWIGPILGGVAAGFVYDKIFAEGRKLTK; the protein is encoded by the coding sequence ATGAATGCGTACAAAAAGTATATAGCCGAGTTGGTTGGAACATTTGCTTTGGTGTTTATTGCGGCTGGTTCTGTATGCGCAGATTTTTATTTGCGGCAAACCGGTGGGCAGGGACTTGGCCTTTTAGGTATTTCAATAGCATATGGTGTAGTAGTAATTGCTGTTATCTATGCGACAAGTTATGTGTCCGGTTCTCACATAAACCCTGCAGTGACGATATCTTTTTGGATCACAAAAAGAATGGAACCCAACACAGCGATTATGTATATTGTTTCTCAGATCTCAGGGGCTGTTCTGGCCGGAATTACGTTAAAGGTTCTTTTTCCGGACGCACTCAAAACCGTATATCTGGGAACATCTGTATTGGCACCTGGGGTATCTGTTGCACGGGGAATACTTATGGAATTTATTATTACATTTCTTCTGATCTTTACTATTTATGGCACCCTTGTAGATAAAAGATCTCCTGCCGGGTTTGCAGGTGTTGCGGTTGGGCTTGTGGTACTCTTTGGTGCAATGATCGGTGGTACTGTGAGCGGTGGTGCAATGAATCCTGCCCGCGTATTTGGTCCTGCGATTGCATCTGGTCAGTTTGCCCATCATTATGTCTGGTGGATTGGACCAATCCTGGGAGGAGTTGCAGCAGGTTTCGTTTATGACAAGATATTTGCTGAGGGTAGAAAACTAACAAAATAA
- a CDS encoding DegT/DnrJ/EryC1/StrS family aminotransferase, translating to MKVIALDLKRQYEGIREEIQRAVFEVIDSQSFILGPFVESFEHTIAKYCSIKHAIGVSSGTDALLLALMACDVRRDDEVITTPFTFFATAGSIVRLGANPVFIDIDPVTYNMDVSKLESVVNKKTKVILPVHLYGQCADMDPILKIANVYGLRVIEDAAQAIGALYKGKHAGSLGNIGCFSFYPSKNLGGYGDGGLVTTNDDGLAGFIKMLRVHGSKPKYYHSYVGINGRLDAIQAAILSVKLKYLDQWSEKRRLVAAYYNEHLKELPVQLPKTESYNTHIFHQYVIATPERNLLMKYLEKRGIETTIYYPVPLHLQKCFEYLEYKKGDLPVSEKAAEETLALPIFPEITQSEQDYVIGAIKDFFSGKK from the coding sequence ATGAAAGTAATCGCATTGGATTTAAAGCGGCAGTATGAGGGTATCAGGGAGGAAATACAGAGAGCTGTTTTCGAGGTAATAGACAGTCAGTCTTTTATTCTTGGACCTTTTGTTGAATCATTCGAACACACCATAGCGAAATACTGTTCAATCAAACATGCTATAGGAGTATCTTCGGGTACGGATGCGCTGTTATTAGCATTAATGGCTTGTGATGTGAGGAGAGACGACGAGGTTATTACCACACCTTTTACCTTCTTCGCAACGGCAGGTTCGATTGTCCGTCTGGGTGCAAATCCTGTATTTATTGATATAGATCCTGTTACCTATAATATGGATGTATCCAAACTCGAATCCGTTGTTAATAAAAAAACAAAGGTAATACTCCCTGTTCACCTTTACGGGCAGTGTGCTGATATGGATCCGATTCTTAAAATTGCGAATGTTTATGGATTAAGGGTGATTGAAGATGCTGCGCAGGCAATCGGCGCTCTTTATAAAGGAAAACATGCAGGGTCTTTGGGAAACATTGGCTGTTTTTCATTTTATCCTTCAAAAAATCTTGGCGGCTATGGTGATGGAGGATTGGTAACGACCAACGATGACGGGCTGGCAGGTTTTATTAAAATGCTGAGGGTTCACGGGTCAAAACCAAAGTATTATCACTCATATGTTGGCATTAACGGAAGACTTGATGCCATACAGGCTGCCATCCTTTCTGTAAAGTTAAAGTATTTGGACCAATGGTCTGAAAAGCGCAGGCTTGTGGCAGCATATTATAATGAGCATTTGAAGGAATTGCCTGTACAATTGCCGAAAACAGAATCTTATAACACCCATATATTTCATCAGTATGTTATAGCAACGCCAGAGAGAAATTTGCTCATGAAATATCTGGAGAAACGGGGAATAGAAACGACCATTTACTACCCGGTTCCTCTTCATTTGCAAAAGTGTTTTGAATACCTGGAGTATAAGAAGGGTGATCTGCCTGTATCCGAGAAGGCGGCAGAGGAGACATTAGCCCTCCCTATATTTCCGGAAATAACACAAAGTGAACAGGATTATGTAATTGGTGCAATAAAAGATTTTTTCTCCGGAAAAAAATAA
- the lptD gene encoding LPS assembly protein LptD codes for MLCIVRLFPFFILLLVINVYSYAESLLSVKNIEQRPFSLSAGQISTWKKEGIRVFVASNSVEVRQKPFSITADTVVCWFHEDESMQRREAAIEVYCEGNVTIIRDDHFEKYEQVYLRFYTMTGIVVNPELQPIETFEEPLITGVVLRGEEIRARKEEEYLSTDMPEEIHPDEIPEEEEIIDILADHIDSWLEDKKRVIVALGNVRISKGDTTLEADNVVLWLDLSESDDSDYLGMPLTEVYAEGNVTIRRKEDTVIADKIFENRAENKGIYLNSQIKTTPFKDGVRGSGIISMLEDMPFYIGGDEILLVGERQYEVTNATITTCGYGHPHYHFKGRKIRLVQREASDVVSSWHNTFHIDRYPVAYFPYLYLDVRKRNQLLRDWQFGSSSRFGSFIRTDWDLFAITGGEQKDWSDLVLSLDYLSKRGPGAGLDFEYRRHGMSGLLSTYYIRDYAEFDINDVPIDQKDRGTILWRHRQELPYDMRLDMEYSYLSDPRFLREYFPHEFKQEKDRETVLYFRRIHNTTAQTFLVNKQFHGFDTTVDSLREKRYVERLPEVTYRILGEPIGDNNFIFTSESSVTNFGSTIDLADDPVNSQSLVRADTVNRITMPFKPGFFNINPFVEGRVTGYTESVNTSGTVDEPDGPAAVRFIGSFGFDWNSTHWRTYSVYNDLFKINRLRHIFVPELRYVYSPIVTKDPDKLIQHDEIDEKDSSQVVVFGVKNKLQTKRGAPGFEKTVDFLEFNIDYYLFPTNAGLFTDGINGIIIREDNFINLDFRAQLTDVVAYVSERNEFNTERFRFDTYSSGLELNNMPNWQYFIVYRFIRDISSNIALGADYRISEKWRVMAAERYDFRSLTAKDVNGETAQKTRNLSTQFALFYYFHDWVASVSLELDAVRDDRSYRFDIVPRGLERTVRRFWF; via the coding sequence ATGTTGTGTATCGTACGCCTTTTTCCTTTTTTCATTTTGTTGCTTGTTATAAATGTATATAGCTACGCAGAAAGTTTGTTATCAGTAAAAAATATTGAACAAAGGCCTTTTTCCCTGTCAGCAGGTCAAATTAGTACCTGGAAAAAGGAAGGCATCAGGGTGTTTGTTGCCAGCAATAGCGTAGAGGTGAGACAGAAACCTTTCTCTATTACTGCCGATACAGTCGTTTGCTGGTTTCATGAAGATGAGTCCATGCAAAGGAGAGAGGCTGCTATAGAAGTATATTGTGAAGGTAATGTTACGATAATCAGGGACGACCATTTTGAGAAGTATGAACAAGTGTATCTACGATTTTATACCATGACTGGCATTGTGGTAAACCCCGAATTACAACCAATAGAAACCTTTGAAGAGCCACTGATAACTGGTGTGGTTCTACGTGGCGAAGAAATACGTGCAAGAAAAGAAGAAGAGTATTTATCCACCGACATGCCGGAAGAAATCCACCCTGATGAAATCCCTGAAGAGGAGGAAATTATTGATATCCTTGCAGATCATATCGATTCATGGCTGGAGGATAAGAAGCGTGTTATTGTGGCTCTCGGAAATGTAAGGATTAGCAAAGGGGATACTACTTTGGAAGCCGATAATGTGGTTTTATGGCTCGATTTAAGTGAATCGGATGATTCTGATTATCTCGGAATGCCGCTTACAGAGGTATATGCAGAGGGGAATGTAACGATACGGCGCAAAGAAGATACGGTTATTGCGGATAAAATATTTGAAAACAGGGCGGAAAACAAAGGTATTTATTTGAATAGTCAAATAAAAACAACTCCTTTTAAAGATGGAGTGAGAGGTAGTGGTATAATATCCATGCTTGAAGATATGCCTTTTTATATTGGCGGAGATGAGATACTGCTGGTTGGTGAAAGACAGTATGAAGTTACGAATGCCACAATAACTACTTGTGGATACGGACATCCGCACTATCATTTTAAGGGCAGGAAGATCAGGCTGGTTCAAAGAGAAGCAAGTGATGTAGTGTCGTCTTGGCATAATACCTTTCATATAGACCGCTACCCCGTGGCATATTTCCCTTATTTATACCTTGATGTACGAAAAAGAAACCAACTTTTACGGGATTGGCAATTTGGAAGTTCTTCACGTTTTGGCTCATTTATCAGAACCGATTGGGATCTGTTTGCAATTACAGGAGGAGAGCAAAAAGATTGGAGTGACCTTGTCTTAAGCCTCGATTATTTATCAAAAAGGGGTCCGGGTGCCGGTCTTGATTTTGAATACAGGCGGCATGGAATGTCCGGTTTGTTAAGTACTTATTACATAAGAGACTACGCAGAATTTGATATAAACGATGTTCCGATTGATCAGAAGGACCGTGGTACAATCCTTTGGAGACACCGGCAGGAACTGCCATATGATATGCGTCTGGATATGGAATATTCTTATTTAAGTGATCCTCGATTTCTCAGGGAATATTTTCCGCATGAATTCAAGCAGGAAAAAGACCGCGAAACAGTTTTATATTTCCGAAGGATTCATAATACCACTGCACAGACATTTTTAGTGAACAAACAATTCCACGGGTTCGATACGACGGTGGATTCATTAAGGGAGAAAAGATATGTAGAGCGTCTTCCTGAAGTGACATACCGTATCCTTGGTGAACCTATCGGGGACAATAATTTTATATTTACCTCTGAATCTTCAGTAACAAATTTTGGTAGTACCATTGATCTGGCCGATGATCCCGTTAATTCCCAGTCCCTTGTGAGGGCTGATACGGTAAATCGTATAACGATGCCCTTCAAGCCTGGTTTTTTTAACATAAATCCTTTTGTTGAGGGAAGAGTAACCGGTTATACAGAAAGTGTTAATACGTCCGGGACTGTTGATGAGCCGGACGGTCCTGCTGCAGTACGTTTTATTGGCTCATTCGGATTCGATTGGAATTCAACACATTGGAGAACGTATAGTGTTTATAATGATTTATTTAAAATAAATCGTCTGCGCCATATCTTTGTTCCTGAGTTGCGCTATGTATATAGCCCAATTGTGACGAAAGATCCGGATAAATTAATTCAGCATGATGAAATTGACGAAAAGGATTCATCTCAGGTTGTGGTATTTGGTGTGAAAAATAAATTACAGACAAAGCGGGGGGCGCCAGGTTTTGAGAAGACAGTTGATTTTCTGGAATTCAATATAGATTATTACCTGTTTCCAACGAATGCAGGTCTTTTTACTGATGGTATAAATGGTATTATTATCAGAGAGGATAATTTTATTAATCTGGATTTCAGGGCCCAACTGACCGACGTAGTGGCTTATGTTTCAGAACGTAATGAATTTAATACTGAAAGATTCCGGTTTGATACCTATAGTTCTGGTTTAGAATTAAACAATATGCCCAATTGGCAATATTTTATTGTATATAGATTTATACGTGATATCAGTTCAAACATTGCTTTGGGGGCAGATTACAGGATTAGTGAAAAGTGGCGGGTGATGGCGGCAGAGAGGTATGACTTCCGGTCACTGACAGCAAAAGATGTAAACGGTGAAACGGCGCAGAAAACCAGAAACCTTAGCACCCAGTTTGCATTATTTTATTATTTTCATGATTGGGTGGCAAGCGTTAGCCTAGAACTTGATGCTGTAAGGGATGACAGGTCCTATAGATTTGATATTGTTCCGCGGGGACTGGAGAGGACGGTAAGACGCTTCTGGTTCTAA
- the purM gene encoding phosphoribosylformylglycinamidine cyclo-ligase, whose translation MTKRIKRLTYKDAGVDIHTKGRFTKDIYSKMKTSFSPRVIENPGGFGGLFALNSRTRKYRQPVLVSSTDGVGTKLKIAFMMNKHSTIGIDLVAMCVNDIVVLGAEPLFFLDYLASSKIVPKVLHEVLDGIVAGCRMAGCTLIGGETPEMPGFYHEGEYDIAGFVVGVAEKDRIIDGKTIKPGDAVIGLRSDGIHSNGFSLVRKVFFDKNSMKVTQKLTRYGSNTTLGEELLKPTMIYVKPILDILNKHKTKKIIKGMAHITGGGLLENIPRILPEGCAVKLERARWDMPKIFHIIQNLGDIKDEEMLRVFNMGIGMVLIVSKLQVETVLRDLGKSGEPGIVIGEVIKGCKAVHIV comes from the coding sequence ATGACAAAAAGAATAAAAAGACTTACGTATAAGGATGCAGGTGTTGATATCCATACAAAGGGACGGTTTACAAAAGATATTTATTCAAAAATGAAGACAAGTTTTAGTCCGCGTGTAATTGAAAATCCCGGTGGGTTTGGTGGCCTGTTTGCCTTAAATTCACGGACAAGAAAATATCGTCAACCGGTACTTGTTTCTTCCACAGATGGTGTTGGTACCAAATTAAAAATTGCCTTTATGATGAATAAACACAGTACAATCGGAATTGACCTTGTTGCTATGTGTGTCAATGACATAGTGGTATTGGGTGCTGAGCCACTATTTTTTCTGGACTATTTGGCAAGCAGCAAGATTGTGCCAAAGGTTTTACACGAGGTATTGGATGGGATTGTGGCAGGGTGCCGGATGGCCGGTTGTACCCTTATTGGGGGAGAAACACCTGAGATGCCCGGTTTTTATCATGAAGGGGAATACGATATCGCAGGCTTTGTTGTTGGTGTTGCGGAGAAGGATAGAATTATTGATGGCAAGACAATAAAGCCCGGCGATGCAGTTATCGGTTTACGATCTGATGGAATCCACAGCAATGGGTTTTCCCTGGTAAGAAAGGTCTTCTTCGATAAAAACAGTATGAAGGTAACTCAAAAACTTACTCGCTACGGATCAAATACCACGTTAGGAGAAGAACTCTTAAAACCAACCATGATCTATGTGAAGCCTATTCTTGATATCTTAAATAAACACAAAACAAAAAAGATTATAAAAGGGATGGCTCATATTACTGGCGGTGGTCTTCTTGAAAATATCCCCCGTATCTTACCCGAGGGTTGTGCTGTCAAACTGGAAAGAGCCAGGTGGGACATGCCAAAGATATTTCATATTATACAGAATTTAGGTGATATTAAAGACGAGGAAATGCTTCGTGTCTTTAATATGGGTATTGGTATGGTTTTGATTGTGTCCAAATTACAGGTAGAAACAGTCTTGCGTGATCTTGGGAAATCAGGAGAACCTGGAATAGTTATTGGCGAGGTTATAAAAGGATGCAAGGCAGTACATATTGTGTAA
- a CDS encoding TIGR00282 family metallophosphoesterase gives MKINVLVIGDIVGKPGRIILKNKLKTYTDKENIHFCIANGENAAGGAGITEDIAKELFSYGVDVITSGDHIWDKKDIMHFLETNRYILRPANYSPLAVGRGYTVKDSTAGIPIAVINLLGRVFMKPVDCPFRVVDDILKTISRETKAIFVDMHAEATSEKIAMGWYLDGRVSAVCGTHTHVPTADERILPKRTAVISDLGMTGPHESVLGRKIECVLKAIVTQMPVRFDVAEGDVRINGAMIVVDSQTGQAESIKRVEIKEDYK, from the coding sequence ATGAAAATCAATGTCCTGGTTATTGGTGATATTGTGGGAAAACCCGGACGTATTATACTGAAAAACAAATTAAAAACCTATACCGATAAGGAAAATATCCATTTTTGTATTGCAAATGGTGAAAATGCAGCCGGTGGTGCCGGCATTACAGAAGATATAGCAAAAGAGTTGTTTTCTTATGGTGTCGATGTAATAACTTCCGGTGACCATATATGGGATAAGAAGGATATTATGCATTTTCTGGAGACAAATCGTTACATCCTTAGGCCTGCTAATTATTCACCACTTGCAGTTGGAAGAGGTTATACCGTAAAGGATTCCACCGCCGGCATTCCGATAGCAGTAATTAACTTACTCGGCCGGGTATTTATGAAACCTGTAGATTGCCCTTTCCGGGTTGTTGATGATATCCTGAAGACCATATCAAGAGAAACAAAGGCAATTTTTGTGGATATGCATGCTGAAGCAACCTCTGAGAAAATTGCTATGGGATGGTATTTGGATGGAAGGGTAAGCGCTGTCTGTGGTACCCACACCCATGTGCCTACTGCCGACGAACGGATATTGCCAAAAAGGACAGCAGTGATAAGTGATCTCGGAATGACAGGCCCTCACGAATCTGTTCTCGGAAGAAAGATTGAGTGTGTTTTGAAGGCAATAGTAACACAGATGCCCGTAAGGTTTGATGTGGCGGAAGGAGATGTCCGTATAAATGGAGCAATGATCGTTGTGGATAGTCAAACGGGACAAGCTGAGAGTATAAAAAGGGTCGAAATAAAAGAGGATTATAAATGA
- the coaD gene encoding pantetheine-phosphate adenylyltransferase, producing MKKAIYPGTFDPVTNGHIDVIKRGCIIFDTLVVSVGCNPLKEALFSIDERMEMIRDNVRDLKNVEVGCFQGMLVDYLREQQTNIILRGIRTVSDFESEFQRALTNRALNKEVETVFVMTSEQYSFLNSTLIKEAVSLGGDVSQFVPHNVEKRLMQKFSHVYSRKNI from the coding sequence ATGAAAAAAGCAATTTATCCGGGGACATTCGATCCCGTTACCAATGGGCACATTGATGTAATTAAAAGAGGATGTATTATTTTCGATACCCTGGTTGTTTCAGTAGGTTGTAATCCCCTGAAAGAGGCCCTGTTTTCTATCGATGAACGTATGGAAATGATCCGCGATAATGTCAGGGATTTAAAAAATGTAGAGGTCGGTTGCTTTCAGGGCATGCTGGTTGATTATCTCAGGGAACAACAAACAAATATTATATTACGCGGCATACGTACTGTGTCAGATTTTGAATCTGAGTTTCAGAGGGCGCTGACAAACCGGGCATTGAACAAAGAAGTCGAAACTGTTTTTGTGATGACAAGTGAACAATATTCGTTTCTGAACTCTACCTTGATTAAGGAGGCTGTTAGTCTTGGAGGCGATGTCAGCCAATTTGTTCCGCATAACGTTGAAAAACGATTAATGCAGAAATTTAGCCATGTTTACAGCAGAAAGAATATTTAA
- a CDS encoding radical SAM protein — MKITFLVPPPVDGKIPERVSGCSYLLYPVPNIFILGAAAVLERDGHTVRYVETTMKKWKRAQFLAFLKKDVSDIYCFYSVNLSMKTDMQALKDIREIRKDIPVIFFGPSPSDRPEEFIVDANVSIVRGEPEYTISELVGVLEAKSDIEGIKSVSFRKKGEIIHNIHREPVEDLDQLPFPARYLLEERDDYYNPKLGKRPFTAVCTSRGCSYRCIYCVPSSLSFSRELEYKCHAGKKPPVRKRSHENVIEEFRLLKLQGYKAINIQDDQFVWGEERTIRICEGIKNLGIIWGCSARSDHLNEKIVKAMAAANCRFIDLGVESFNQEILDYIKKDIDVKKNEEAIALVKKYGISAKINIMFGASPLETKETIQKNMEEVKRLKVDQVMYNIANPFPGTEFYQIAKKNKLFVYGDYRPVNVAKEANIMYPHLTKKDLERAVHDANIKFFMTPRFIFKNVRKLGSPDSLKAMFRKLF, encoded by the coding sequence ATGAAGATTACCTTTCTTGTACCCCCTCCGGTTGACGGAAAGATACCCGAACGGGTTTCAGGGTGTTCCTACCTCCTTTATCCTGTTCCGAATATTTTCATTCTCGGTGCTGCTGCTGTACTGGAAAGGGATGGCCATACAGTACGGTACGTAGAGACCACCATGAAGAAGTGGAAGCGGGCACAGTTCCTTGCATTTTTGAAAAAAGATGTAAGTGACATCTATTGCTTTTACTCTGTCAACCTTTCAATGAAAACGGACATGCAGGCATTAAAGGATATCCGGGAGATAAGAAAAGATATACCTGTTATTTTTTTTGGCCCTTCACCATCTGACAGACCGGAAGAATTTATTGTGGACGCGAATGTATCTATCGTGCGGGGTGAACCTGAATACACAATATCCGAACTTGTTGGGGTGCTTGAAGCCAAATCGGATATTGAAGGTATAAAAAGTGTATCGTTCAGAAAGAAGGGCGAAATTATTCACAATATACACAGAGAGCCGGTTGAGGATCTTGATCAGTTACCCTTTCCTGCCAGGTACCTTTTGGAGGAAAGGGACGATTATTATAACCCAAAATTAGGGAAGCGTCCTTTTACGGCCGTTTGTACTTCGAGAGGGTGCTCCTATCGTTGTATATATTGTGTCCCATCCTCATTAAGTTTTTCAAGGGAACTTGAATATAAGTGCCATGCAGGTAAGAAACCGCCGGTAAGAAAGAGGTCACATGAGAATGTTATTGAGGAATTCAGATTGCTGAAATTACAGGGTTATAAGGCCATAAATATCCAGGACGACCAGTTTGTATGGGGAGAAGAGCGGACAATACGTATTTGTGAAGGGATAAAAAACCTTGGTATTATATGGGGTTGTTCGGCGAGATCCGATCATTTGAATGAGAAGATTGTAAAGGCCATGGCAGCAGCCAACTGCAGATTTATCGACCTCGGTGTTGAATCGTTTAATCAGGAGATATTGGATTATATAAAAAAGGACATCGACGTTAAAAAGAACGAAGAGGCTATCGCATTAGTAAAAAAATATGGAATATCAGCAAAGATTAATATCATGTTCGGCGCATCACCCCTGGAAACAAAGGAAACTATTCAGAAGAATATGGAAGAGGTTAAACGATTGAAGGTGGACCAGGTGATGTATAATATCGCCAATCCCTTCCCAGGCACAGAATTTTATCAGATAGCCAAAAAGAATAAATTATTTGTTTACGGGGATTACAGACCGGTCAATGTGGCAAAGGAGGCGAATATTATGTATCCTCATCTTACAAAGAAGGACTTGGAAAGGGCTGTACATGATGCCAACATAAAATTCTTTATGACACCGCGCTTTATATTTAAAAACGTGCGAAAACTAGGTTCTCCGGATTCCTTAAAGGCTATGTTCAGGAAACTCTTTTAA